ATAATTTAGGCTCGCATTGCATTGGTggcttctctgaaaatttcagtcGCTCAGAGCATTTTTGTAGGTACTGCCGAATAACCCGTTCTCAATTTCAGGGTTGTGATCCAAATGTGTGTGGACCAGCGCGCAGCACTGAGAGCTACAATTCAGCTATTGATCGCCTCCAGACTGAGGATACACCAGACGTTGAAGGAGTAAAGTTCAAGTCAGTGTTCAATTCTTTGAAATACTTTAATGTTTGTCAGCCGGGGTTGCCGCCTTGTCTAGGACATGACATCTTTGAGGGTGTTTTGTCTTATGATGTTGCACTGTATCTTAAGTATTTCATAAAGAAAAAGGCATGGTTCACGTACTCCACTCTGAATCGTCGCATTAAACAGTTCAAAtactgttcctctgatgctacTACAACGCCATGTGAGGTTAGCCCTCAAGCAACTAAACTCTCAGGGCAGGCCATACAAAATTGGAATTTTTTAAGATTGCTACCCCTCATAATTGGTGACCGAGTGAAAGATGTGTCAGATGATGTGTGGCAGTTGACTCTGTTGCTGAAAGACATTGTGGACATGATATGTGCTCAGAAAATCTCTGTAGCTCAGGTTGCATATCTTGATGTTCTCATTCAAGAATATTTAGAATCAAGAAAAGCTCTCTTTCCAGAAAGTAACCTGAGGCCAAAGCATCATTATTTACGTCATTACCCTGCCCTGATTCTGAAATTTGGCCCTTTGATCCGTCTGTGGACTATGCGCTTCGAAAGTAAGCACAGCTATTTCAAGAGGTGCGCACGGAATCTAAAGAATTTCAAAAACCTCTGTCTTACTCTCTCAGAAAGACATCAGATGTTGCAGGCTTATCTTTCTGCAGGATCAATGGGTAAAGCTGTTCTGCAAGTTAAAGGTGGTTCTCCTTTTTACTCTGTACTGTACAGTAAAGCCATTCAAGATGCAGTCAGCCAATTCGGCTTCAATGATGCCAACACAAAGGTCACTGTTGAAATTCTATATAAGGGAACATCATACAAGAAAGGACAATTCCTTGTCACAGGGAACATTGACTCTGTGGAGTTTGGTGAACTCATCCTTATTTTGATAAGAAATGACACAGTTTATTTTCTGGTGTCTGTGTATATGGCAGAGTTCCTTCCTCAGTACCATCTGTACTCGGTTAGGAAAGACAATGAAAAGATGCACTGTGTGAACATTAGTGACTTGATAGATTTCTATCCATTGCATTCTTACATGAAGGATGGATACCAAATTGTTCCACTGAAACACAGTGTCTTGTCACACTAGTTAGTGTCCTGGGCTGTTATTCTTGTGTTAATTGACCGTTATTCACTCTTTCATAATCAGGAATGGATGATGCAGAGCAAAGCAACATATGCAGTGCCATTACTAAGGTGTTGCCGGACCTCCCTACCTCAGTTCTAAATACTGTAGAGGAGATGCTACAGTCCTTGGGGGTGGAGACCACTGAGGATTTTCAGTTCATTCAGGAAAAGGATCTTCTTTCAGTATTGAGACCAATTCAAGCAAGGAAATTGGTAGCTGCCTGGCAACAACCTAGTAAGTACATCTTGATGAAATGTATGAAGTATAACCAAGTGGGCCCGAGTAATTTGTCAATCTTATATCATGGACAGTCTGAATTTGTCAACTGATTTTCTGTTACGAGCGAGGCttcagtcattattttaaaGGACCCAATTGATCACTGTATGCTACAGAGAGCATTGgactgtttttttatgtttatgttgCTAGTGAGCGTATTGTGTTtccaaaaaatgtggaaaaaccgGTGATAAATTTTTTGTAACTAGCCTACATTGTATAAGAGGCAAGAATAATTGATGATATGATGATTTTTGACCAGATAGCCCAGTCCTAAAACCTAGGATGAAACCTCATTTAATGCATCATGTTAATGCCAATATATATGTTTGTTTGACAGCACGGAGCACTGAAATCCACATCCAGTCACCATTTACTTCTCCGGCTTCCTCGATGCACTCCTCATTCTCCTCTGACTCGCCAAATTGGCAAATACCTGCTGCTGATTGGGTTGACAGCTTCAAGATTCCATGGGAGAAGTTTCCAGAAGCGTTGATACAGTGCTTTGAGAGAAACAAAAGGCCAAGCCCACGATTACGAAGAGAAATGGTACggattgtcatttctgacatgcTGAAAGCCTGTGCTTCACCCAGTAAACAAGCTTCCACAGAAGTAGCCAAAAGAATTGTTGCAAAGTATCCGCAGTCACTGCAAGATGTCATAGAAGGTGATGTGGTGGGAACAGGATATCACTCACTGGCTAAGCAGTTACAAACCCGAATCGAAAATGTGAGACGGTCTTCATCGCCAAAGATGATTAAGCGCAGACGAGGATCAGAAGAGTATGACACAGATGAAGTCCCAGCCGAAAAAAGGGCAGCTGTTCAGGACACATATGGCTGTGTAAAGTGGGACATGAAATACATGCCACTTGATGAGACACTGGAAACACTGCAGGAAAAGAAGGACAAAATGAAAGTGCTCAATGAACAGACCAACTTCAGTCCAGATGATGTGAAAGTGCTTATGAAGTGCACCTACTACACTCAACGTAAAGAGATAAACAAGGGAACAGATCTGCAGTCACTCGTGGAGGACTGGCCTTTTTTGTTTCAGGAGATTGGCATGACGGTCCACTTCCAAGAGCTCACTGGGGTATCACTAAAGGAGACTTTTCTGAACAGCatagagaaaaaaggaaaacgtCTTTTGGACTTTATAAAAAACATCTGTGCAGCAAAGAGCAAACGGGTTCTGCAGGTCGTCACCAGGCTGGAAGTCCTGAGAGGACAGTTAGAGGGCTGTTCAGAAGATGTGAAGGATATGGTGCTCCTCCTTCTATCCTATTTTGATGAAAAAGAGCAGAGCCTCTTCCACTATGTAGAAGCAACATGTCTGGCTAAAGAAGTGGACGTGGAAAGCCTGCCTGTGACACCTTGCATCATTGTATGTGGTAAGTTGATATTCTGTTTTACTTCATGAACCTAACATGATGTGAGGatgaaatgtaaatgtgaacatgaaatgttctttaattttttttaaagtgctacCTGTAGGGCTGGGCAATAAAACGATCTTTAAATGAGATTATGATGGAGAAACACATGATGATGAAGATaagatttggacatttttactttttggaTGGATTAACCACTGATAACACGGAAGAAATAGTTGATCTGTATTGAAAAAATATCTTCATCATAATTATTAGCATATCGCCCAGAACCTttttggattattattattttccttATTCAGGGTCATTTTTTCCTGCATTAGTGTCGTAGACCCCCTATGTTTAGTCTACCAACATCTTTCCTGTGGTGAGAACAAGCAATTCGCTGGGACTGTACCCCTTCAAACTGAATGTATCTGGACCAGCAAAAAATACCATTTTGAAATAATCAAATGTGCATTCTCTTCTTGTTGTGCATTCTGCAAATTATTTGTTAATATAGCGCTGTTTAATTGTGTTGTTATCACAGGAAAAATGCACTCAGCAGTTTTGGATGATAGTGGCTCCTGTGCGTTACATAACTTCTGTATCTTTACAGGACCTACCTGCTATACCTCAACGCGGTTCATGCTGAGTGTAGACCGCAAGGTTGTGAATGACCTCATCCCCACCTTCATCTCTGCCATCTGTTTGATGTTTGGGAGCTACTATTGCCTCAATATCCACTACCCTATGGAGCTGGGTTCTACGCTGGAGTTCCTTCAGAGGTAAATAATTGTTTTATGTCCTCCTTTAGAACACATCACTGTATATAGTGGCTAATTAGAATCCTTTCGCAAAGGTGTTTCTTCAACATCAATCCAGAGAAGGGCACAAAAGTTGAgaccaagaaaaacaagaagcaacTGTCAGTGAACCCAAGAGTCCTCACTCTCATCGCAGATCTCTCTGATCATGAGTGGAGAGACACATGCTGAAGATGGAGTTAACTGTTAAGACTGAACTTTTATGCACTGTTCAGATTCAAATTGCAACATGCTATACACTTCAACAACACTGAAACATTCTAAAAAACTTGCCAGTTTATGCCAATATGTTATAGATGAGACGGTGTATTGTTTCCACAGCAATTAATCTCTATACTACTGTTCCAATTGCTGGCTTTTCaaccttttttatttctgaataTATTTGTTGTGTCTTCAGATATAAGTGAGGATAACAATATTACGTTTACAGGTAGAGTTGCATTTATATAGTGTTGAtccacaaaaaagtaaaaaggaatctacacacaacaaaaaattgTTCCAATTGCGGCAGGTAGcgggaaaaataaacagaaaagacacaaggtAGCGCTATCAACCATCCCACCTTGTATATAATCTATGAAATGATCTGAGAATAATGATAGTAAAACTGGATTTACACACACCAGTctaaaaaaagcacaacagtGTACAGACTCCTTTTACTTTTTTGTGACCACTTGGTTCAGTTTGTATTGCACCTGATACAGGACCTGGATGTGTGCACTTTTTCTATTTAAGATTGATGCCCTGGGATGCAGAATAATGTTCTTTCATATTTATCTTGTTAGCGTCATAGTTTTAATAAACAGTTTTGAGATGTCATGTGTATGTAATGTGTCTTGAAATGTTTGACATTACTAATTCCCAATGATCAGCAGCAATACAAgagcattgttttttttgtcatttgtgtttgaGGCTGTTTCAGTTTGATCAGAGAATTCAAATGAAAGACTGTCTATATGTTCTGAAAATAGTAAATGGTGGTTTACTTCTGGGTTagttcagatttatttattcatagtCTGGAGAAGTAGACAATACTTAACTGCTGTGCATGTACTCCTGTCTGTTTCTCCAAACACGGGATGTGCTGACAGTCATCTACTGTAGGTACTGACTATGGAGAAAGTAAAATCATATGACCCTAtgccacatttttttgtaagtcaatgctgcatttaaattaataaaacaggGTTATGGAAAGCATTTTAGTCTGTTTCAGTACTTTTGTGACACCTTCAGTGGAGGTTGACGGCTGGTGACATTGAGCATTGCCCATCTGAGAATCTCCTTTAATGGTAAGCAAACTGATGTCacaaattgtatgtatcttagGAATAAATTGTCATTGTTATTTGTCCTCACTGCTCTTGTATAAATTATCTTGTCTTTCACTCCTGCCACCTTTCAGGCATTGCTGAGTAGGTGTAGACTTTGGGGCAACAACTCGTTGGTGAGAAAAACGGTGAGACTAATTCATTTAAACTCCAAAAGCAAGCAGTTTTTAACTTACAAAAAATTGGTTTCATAATATATGTCTGTTATTCATttacttttacatttctttcattcattGAAGAGTGTCTGAAtagatgacagaaaacaatgGAGAGAGAGGGATTTGAAGCAAAGGGTCCAGGCTGGAATTTGATCTTGGCATGTGGACTAAGGTAAGCCAATTGGTAGGCCCAACTGTTAATGTTTTTGGCGTGTGAATGTAGCCCTTTGATTGTTTTTGGCAACTTGAATATTTAAAAGAGTGaatgaaatatattttgacTGTACTGCTGGCATATACTGTACAAGATTGGCCTAAATCTTCTGTCAGAAAGACTGCAGCAATCCAGGCATTTATTGAATATGTTTTAATTCTGTATCCAACAATACAGGCATTGTGTTGTAGCTGTGTGGCtttaatgaaataataaaataaaattttaatagTTTAATAGTTTCTACAGGCACTGTACATGGAatgcaataaacaaaaatggCCACAACTTCATGACAGTGGCAGACCACATGTGTTACAGACATTAATCCATGGCTACTCAAGCTAACAGTATTAAAGTTGTATTAACAACAGAAGAAGCAAAATCACTGTGAATATGGAAAATATAAGTGCTGCTAGTAAACATAAATAGGCTGAGTGCCACATTACAACACTTATATAAACATATAAAGCCTACAGGAGAATAACAAAACTAAGATGGCTCCACTCTGGCGGAGCTCAGCCTGCGCACAACAAATGGCGAAGTAGTCCGTTGGATGCACTGGATTACAACATTTGGACTACCTGAGGGTGGAGCAGGAAAGTTTGTACAGTGTATGTTGAGGATGAAGATGATTTCATCTTTCACTTTGTTGTCTTACCTTTTTTGTCTCTATTCTTTCTTCCAGGTCTTATTACGTCTTATAGTGGCTACCCTTAACATGGACTTCACCAAATGGGTTTGAGCGGCTcctgaaatcattttttataGGTTGGTCTTTTGTGTGAAAATTTGAACTTACTGTTTGTTCACCATTTTCTCAGTTTGTGTTGTTACttctttaatgtttgtttttatagctTTTTAcctatgtttttgttgtgaaaagCATGTTGCAACTATGTAAAGACTATATAAATGTATTAtctttatatatttaatataattttttttctgattgcagAGGGGATCGTGCCAAGCCACAATGCACACCTGACTGACAACTTGTGAATCTTCAAGCTAAACTGATGACAGCACATCCTCAAAGTTCCAGTTTGCTGAACATTGAACATCTGTCCTACCTGTGTTTAGTCAAGTCTGGACCCTGGACCTCAATCTTGTCAAGGGAAATTAGAGGTAAGCAATTTATATAATTCAGTGTAGCAAAGGATATAGATGCAGAAACAACTCAAGCATCAATCTATGTGGACTTTGTACATACATACAAGAAGTACTTAGAAAAATTGTTTTGCACCTCACATTTACAATTAATAGTATTTACCACTCCAAGAAGGTTGAGGTCAGGACAGAATAAGTCATCTTTTACCATAgcataaagaggcaaaataaaacagtattttagtCACCTAAAGGCGAAGTACAACTCAGCTAAAGTAAAAATTTGTTTTAGTGTACgctatatttagaatatttttacCACTTTACCTTGTTAGATAATCTTTTCTTCTGGTACTTCATGTTTCAACTTTAGAACTTTGTCAAAGTTCACACTGCAAGCCTTACTGCTCAGTTCAGATTTTTGCCAGATCTGATTTTATTGGTGTGGctgttgacattattttttaatggaaaatatcTGATTTCAGTGTGAATAGATCAAGGCCCTGAGGTGACTGGCATGtgcaaaagaacaataaaatcacacacagaACACTGTACTACAGAAGTAAGTTTGAATCCTCAGTCTCTTTGAActgagcttttggcactgcagCCAGGTTCTTCTGTGTCTGGTTAGGCCATTTCTACCTAATAGTTTCAAATAAAGACCCTTTAAGAGCAATCTACCAGGTTTTGCTTGTATGGCTATATCGGCCCAATTACTTATGTCTACATCTCCCCCTCCTCTAATGTGACTTGTATCAGAAATCAGTGCGATTTTTACGCCACTCTAGATCGACATACAGCAGCTGGCGAGGAGGAAGGAGTGGGGGTCTCACtcagtgaaaacaaacatggaGGGCAGTGGTGATGGAAGTACACTGTGGAGGACAATGAAGTTTCAGACCTATTAAGTGTTTGTGGTATTACAGCCATGCAAGCAAAACTTTACATGTCGTACCATGACCAATCtgtatttaaaactattttGACAGAAATGGGTAAAAAGGGACACTAAGGACATGGCTTGGGTGTCGAAGGACAGTGATTGCTCATTTGTCTACTTCCACTGCATAATAACTTGTAAATCAGGCAGTAAAAACTGACTTCAGAGGCAGCCATGTTTCCAATATCTTCTTATTTACATTCGTACTACAGCGTTCTGTGTGTGACGTCTTGTTATTGTTGAAGAACGGCGTTACTTTTAAACCGACAACTAAATGAGAAAAGTatggttttaccttgctgacatgtttcaaacaaaaatgacaaaatgaacactAATCCAACtatcttgttgttttcttttgcacaTGTGAGTCACCTCATGGCTATGATCTGCTCACATTTAAATCTGATATTcgccacattaaaaaaaaaagttactcgCCACACACAAAACTGATCTGGCAAAACATCTGAATTGAGCAGTAAGGGTTAGGGTCCTGTGTCTCCTAAATGGGTCTGTGCTGACCAAAATCTACTGCAGGTAATACACTGACTGTGGGTAaccccattaaaaaaaaaaaaaaaaaaaaaaaaaagaacaaaaacttcCCTTTAGAcgcacaaaataaaactgactaaATGGCACCAGACCTAGTAGTTGGCAAATACAAAATCTTGCATTGAACTTGTGATACATATATTAAATTGCAGGTCTTGTTCACCACcgtcatgtttttgtggtcagttACTGTGTGGAGCTGTGTGTGGTAACAGTCATGATGATTGTCTTACTGCTTAAGTGGAGGCATCTGTGTATTTAGATGTCAAGTTAGCGACAGAGGTTAAGTAAACATTTTTGACGTGTCCGTTTCCCAGAAGTGACATTGGTAAAGGATATTTCAGAGAGTTGGTTTCTTCTATGTATAGGTAACTGGGGCTCAGTTAAACAACAGAACGCTGTTTATCGCTGCGTTATTGTGTAGGCATCATTGAAACAACATCAATATAACTTttactttgtttctgttttctggatGCAGAGAGAATCATGCCAGCAGACATCTGATGGCCAACAGTGAATCTTCAACCAAAGCCAGTGGTTCCAGTTCCAGTTCCAGCATCGTGTGTGATATGATCCCATTCTGAGCCTCCTGTTCAGTTAAGTCTGAACTCAATGAATTATTAATCTTAACCAGGCAAGTGACTATGTTTTTGCATGAACTATTTCTCATATGATCACGTGCTGTTTTTTCCCCAATATCTAAACACTGCCTTGTTGCTGTAGTGGATAAGTTGTTGTATTTCAGAGAATGCTTAAAACAATTTCTTAAAGTTTATTAATGATAAtatgtttaatttgttatttCCTTTGTAATTTACCTTTAGCAGtttttgactgtaaaatctGTGCCAACCAACTTTATTATCTGATGTGTTGTATTTCTTGCAATGACATTATGGTGACCACAGCTGCTGGTAATTCACTGTAAAGTTGAACTTAGCAATAAAGTACCGTAATACCTCATACAGTTGTATTGTGTTTATCACTGAGAAACTGTAAATTGGGTTTACAGTATATCTGTTGTTAAAATTGTTTACTGTCAATAGGTTTATAGTTTAGctattatttttactgtaaaacactgtaaaatttcCCATTGCCATAGAAACATACCATGATGTCTTTACACTATCACCATAATTTTTTACGGTGAACTactggcaaccacagctgccagtAGTTTACTGTAAATTATACAGATTCTTGTCCAGTACCGTAATGACTTTTACATTTAGACTGTAAATTTTACGGTAAACTactggcagctgtggttgccagtAGATTACCGTaaattatacagattttttttccagtaccGTAATGACTTTTACATTTAGATTGTAAATTTTACGGTAAACTactggcagctgtggttgccagtAGATTACCATaaattatacagattttttttccagtaccGTAATGACTTTTACATTTAGATTGTAAATTTTACGGTAAACTactggcagctgtggttgccagtAGATTACCGTaaattatacagattttttttccaggaccGTAATGACTTTTACGTTGCCAGCAACCACAGTTGTCGACATTTTACCGTAAATTATACA
This portion of the Acanthochromis polyacanthus isolate Apoly-LR-REF ecotype Palm Island chromosome 22, KAUST_Apoly_ChrSc, whole genome shotgun sequence genome encodes:
- the LOC110971785 gene encoding uncharacterized protein LOC110971785, coding for MDDAEQSNICSAITKVLPDLPTSVLNTVEEMLQSLGVETTEDFQFIQEKDLLSVLRPIQARKLVAAWQQPTRSTEIHIQSPFTSPASSMHSSFSSDSPNWQIPAADWVDSFKIPWEKFPEALIQCFERNKRPSPRLRREMVRIVISDMLKACASPSKQASTEVAKRIVAKYPQSLQDVIEGDVVGTGYHSLAKQLQTRIENVRRSSSPKMIKRRRGSEEYDTDEVPAEKRAAVQDTYGCVKWDMKYMPLDETLETLQEKKDKMKVLNEQTNFSPDDVKVLMKCTYYTQRKEINKGTDLQSLVEDWPFLFQEIGMTVHFQELTGVSLKETFLNSIEKKGKRLLDFIKNICAAKSKRVLQVVTRLEVLRGQLEGCSEDVKDMVLLLLSYFDEKEQSLFHYVEATCLAKEVDVESLPVTPCIIVCGPTCYTSTRFMLSVDRKVVNDLIPTFISAICLMFGSYYCLNIHYPMELGSTLEFLQRCFFNINPEKGTKVETKKNKKQLSVNPRVLTLIADLSDHEWRDTC